The following coding sequences are from one Triticum aestivum cultivar Chinese Spring chromosome 5A, IWGSC CS RefSeq v2.1, whole genome shotgun sequence window:
- the LOC123103168 gene encoding probable serine/threonine-protein kinase WNK8, whose amino-acid sequence MSSPRRPEMPPAARNNDNGYVETDPTGRYGRFDELLGKGAMKSVYRGFDEVRGVEVAWNQANLADVLRTPDALQRMYSEVHLLSTLRHDAIIAFHASWVSVSSPSPRGGCAGGAPRRTFNFITELFSSGTLRAYRLRYPRVSLRAVRGWARQILRGLAYLHAHDPPVIHRDLKCDNVFVNGHQGTVKIGDLGLAAVLRGAQAAHSVIGTPEFMAPEMYDEDYDELVDVYSFGMCMLEMLTVEYPYAECSNPAQIYKKVTSGKLPDAFYRVNDADARRFIGRCLVPASHRPSAQELLLDPFLSTQDTTMTLSPPPLLPALPTSGDRNDNPEEAEPVAARTDMTITGKLNTDDDTIFLKVQIVDEAGHSRNIYFPFDIAGDTATEVAREMVKELDITDRDPSEIAAMIQQEIMRLVPDWVGGGCDDQQEYYTYADNDDNEEQPPFYYLSSSPTSSNGSHCGTGPTTSGGGHGGWFQDYAVSSDDDETSSTRSALHYSSEEAQPEEKPGVSKTGQVKATRFGPGDGGTAGHDVSSSSRAGRPRHHRGSPDAGGDEGRPRRQQGRMTRNRSMVDVRSQLLHRTLVEELNKRMFFNTVGAVENIGFRGIPGYGGGPSSSSATVSSSRGGRRSGKDKHQFFMF is encoded by the exons ATGTCGAGCCCGCGGCGGCCGGAGATGCCACCGGCGGCGAGGAACAACGACAATGGATACGTCGAGACCGACCCCACTGGTCGCTACGGCCGG ttcGACGAGCTCCTGGGCAAGGGGGCGATGAAGTCGGTGTACAGGGGGTTCGACGAGGTGCGCGGCGTGGAGGTGGCGTGGAACCAGGCCAACCTCGCCGACGTCCTCCGCACCCCCGACGCGCTGCAGCGCATGTACTCCGAGGTCCACCTCCTCAGCACGCTCCGCCACGACGCCATCATCGCCTTCCACGCCTCGTGGGTCTCCGTCTCCTCCCCGTCCCCGCGCGGCGGCTGCGCCGGTGGCGCCCCACGCCGCACTTTCAACTTCATCACCGAGCTCTTCTCCTCCGGCACCCTCCGCGCGTACCGCCTCCGGTACCCGCGCGTCAGCCTCCGCGCCGTCCGCGGCTGGGCGCGCCAGATCCTCCGGGGCCTCGCCTACCTCCACGCCCACGACCCCCCCGTCATCCACCGCGACCTCAAGTGCGACAACGTGTTCGTCAACGGCCACCAGGGCACCGTCAAGatcggcgacctcggcctcgccgccGTGCTCCGCGGCGCCCAGGCCGCGCACAGCGTCATCGGCACGCCCGAGTTCATGGCGCCCGAGATGTACGACGAGGACTACGACGAGCTCGTCGACGTCTACTCCTTCGGCATGTGCATGCTCGAGATGCTCACCGTCGAGTACCCCTACGCCGAGTGCTCCAACCCCGCGCAGATCTACAAGAAGGTCACCTCCGGCAAGCTGCCTGACGCCTTCTACCGGGTCAACGACGCCGACGCGCGCAGGTTCATCGGCAGGTGCCTCGTCCccgcctcccaccgcccctccGCCCAGGAGCTCCTGCTCGACCCTTTCCTCTCCACGCAGGACACCACCATGACTCTGTCACCGCCGCCATTGCTGCCTGCGTTGCCCACCTCCGGTGACCGTAACGATAATCCGGAGGAGGCAGAGCCGGTGGCAGCAAGGACTGACATGACCATcaccggcaagctcaacaccgacgACGACACCATCTTCCTCAAAGTCCAGATCGTCGACGAAGCAG GCCATTCGAGGAACATCTACTTCCCGTTCGACATCGCCGGCGACACGGCGACGGAGGTGGCGAGGGAGATGGTGAAGGAGCTGGACATCACCGACCGGGACCCCTCAGAGATCGCCGCCATGATCCAGCAGGAGATCATGAGGCTGGTACCGGACTGGGTCGGCGGCGGCTGTGATGATCAGCAGGAGTACTACACGTACGCCGATAATGACGACAATGAGGAGCAGCCTCCTTTCTACTACCTCTCCTCTTCCCCGACCTCTTCAAACGGGTCTCATTGTGGCACAGGGCCGACAACATCAGGTGGCGGCCACGGTGGCTGGTTCCAAG ATTACGCTGTGAGCAGCGACGACGACGAGACGAGCTCCACGCGCTCTGCGCTGCACTACTCCTCCGAAGAGGCCCAGCCCGAAGAGAAGCCTGGCGTCTCCAAGACGGGCCAGGTGAAGGCCACCAGATTCGGCCCAGGAGACGGCGGCACAGCAGGACACGAcgtgtcgtcgtcgtcgcgcgcCGGCCGGCCGCGGCACCACCGCGGGAGCCCCGACgccggcggcgacgaggggcggccgCGGAGGCAGCAGGGCCGCATGACGAGGAACCGGTCGATGGTGGACGTGCGGAGCCAGCTGCTGCACCGGACGCTGGTGGAGGAGCTCAACAAGCGCAtgttcttcaacaccgtcggcgcGGTCGAGAACATCGGCTTCCGCGGCATCCCCGGCTACGGCGGCGGGCCCTCGTCCTCGTCGGCGACGGTGTCGTCCTCGCGCGGGGGCCGGAGAAGTGGCAAGGACAAGCACCAGTTCTTCATGTTCTGA